One Sphingomonas limnosediminicola DNA segment encodes these proteins:
- a CDS encoding dihydrofolate reductase family protein, translating to MRKLTGAVFQSLDGVMQAPGGPEEDPTGGFRLGGWSFDFWDESLEQPFGKVINADYDLLLGKRTYDIFSAFWPHDQDDPIGAKFQRINKYVLTHSDAPLTWDNSHKLSGDAANAVAELKRSEGRDLLIQGSSTLYVPLLAAGLIDRLVVMVFPVVLGKGKGIFNGSQMPEALKLVESFVSNKGVAFLAYEPGGDVPIGSFATKEPSEAELKRREKFAREDA from the coding sequence ATGCGTAAGCTCACCGGCGCCGTTTTCCAGTCGCTCGACGGCGTCATGCAGGCGCCGGGTGGGCCGGAGGAAGATCCGACGGGCGGTTTCCGGCTCGGCGGCTGGTCGTTTGACTTCTGGGACGAAAGCCTCGAGCAGCCGTTCGGCAAGGTGATCAACGCCGATTACGATCTGCTGCTGGGCAAGCGGACCTACGACATTTTCTCCGCTTTCTGGCCGCACGACCAGGACGACCCGATCGGCGCGAAGTTTCAGCGCATCAACAAGTACGTACTGACCCATTCGGACGCACCGCTGACCTGGGACAACAGCCACAAGTTGTCCGGTGACGCGGCCAACGCCGTTGCCGAGCTTAAGCGAAGCGAAGGACGGGATTTGCTTATCCAGGGCAGCAGCACGCTCTACGTTCCGCTGCTCGCGGCCGGCCTTATCGATCGCTTGGTCGTGATGGTCTTCCCGGTCGTGCTCGGTAAAGGAAAAGGGATCTTCAACGGCTCGCAAATGCCCGAGGCGCTCAAGCTCGTCGAAAGTTTCGTCTCCAACAAGGGCGTCGCCTTCCTCGCCTACGAGCCGGGCGGCGATGTGCCGATCGGTTCCTTCGCCACCAAAGAGCCCAGCGAAGCCGAATTGAAACGGCGCGAGAAATTCGCACGGGAGGATGCATGA
- a CDS encoding VOC family protein: MRNKMTTCLWFDHGEASKAAAFYAATFPDTKVGRVNRAPGDFPGGSEGAELTVEFTLLGREFVGLNGGPNFKPNESVSFMVVTENQEETDRYWNAITQNGGQESACGWCKDKWGYSWQITPRVLLDATTSSDKAAAKRALEAMMTMRKIDIATIEAALAGAPADA, from the coding sequence ATGAGGAACAAGATGACGACGTGCCTGTGGTTCGATCACGGCGAGGCGAGCAAGGCCGCCGCATTCTACGCAGCGACATTTCCCGACACCAAGGTCGGCAGGGTCAACCGCGCCCCCGGCGACTTTCCCGGCGGTTCGGAGGGCGCTGAGCTGACAGTCGAGTTCACCCTTCTTGGTCGCGAATTCGTGGGCTTGAACGGCGGCCCGAACTTCAAGCCGAACGAATCCGTCAGCTTCATGGTCGTTACCGAGAACCAGGAAGAAACCGACCGCTACTGGAACGCCATCACGCAGAATGGCGGGCAGGAAAGCGCGTGCGGCTGGTGCAAGGACAAGTGGGGTTATTCGTGGCAGATCACGCCACGAGTCCTTCTCGATGCCACCACCAGTTCCGACAAGGCGGCTGCCAAGCGCGCGCTCGAGGCGATGATGACCATGCGGAAGATCGACATCGCCACGATCGAAGCCGCGCTCGCCGGGGCACCGGCCGATGCGTAA